In a single window of the Bradyrhizobium sp. ORS 285 genome:
- a CDS encoding bifunctional salicylyl-CoA 5-hydroxylase/oxidoreductase, producing the protein MKIAIIGGGPAGLYAAILLKKQRPKADIAVYERNRADDTFGFGVVFSDATLDNFEKHDLPSYQRITQEFAYWDDIAVHFRGTVHRVGGNGFCGCSRRTLLRILQERARELGVTLQFEVDLEDEWQFADADLMILSDGINSRFRQKYVDHFQPEVDLRANKFAWMGSTKPLDAFTFIFQETEWGPFIAHAYQYEAGHSTWIFETDPETFEKAGLTGLDERQSADRMKEIFGWFLGDHPLLINRSMWRNFPMIRNKRWVKDNMVLLGDAKSTAHFSIGSGTKLAMEDAIALADAMQRAPTIPAALDLYEHGRREEVEKTQHAADVSLVWFEHVDRFWDFDPVQFAFGVMTRSKAITYDNLTLRAPDFVAEVDKAFARQVRAKGFDVDVDKPVAPMFQPLKLREMTLANRAVLSPMCMYSAEEGMPGDFHLVHYGSRAIGGAGLLFTEMTCVSRDARITPGCAGLWNDGQEAAWKRIVDFVHANSQAKFALQLGHAGRKGATKLMWDGMDRPLEQGGWDVVSASPLPYFPDSQVPRELDRASMDAIKADFVAAAERGHRCGFDMLELHCAHGYLLASFISPLTNKRTDEYGGSLENRLRFPLEVFTAMRAAWPAHKPMSVRISATDWAEGGVTGDDAVQIARAFGEAGVDLVDVSTGQTVREARPIYGRMFQTPFSDQVRNEAHVATMCVGNITTADQVNTILAAGRADLVALGRPHLVDPAFTMKAAAWYGADMFCPPQYLPGKEQIFRNSVRERQDFEELKIKAKPKTRAELKAEAAKPLAAE; encoded by the coding sequence ATGAAGATCGCGATCATCGGCGGCGGACCTGCCGGTCTCTATGCGGCGATATTGCTCAAGAAGCAGCGGCCCAAGGCCGACATCGCGGTCTACGAACGCAACCGCGCCGACGACACGTTTGGCTTCGGCGTGGTGTTCTCCGACGCCACGCTCGACAATTTCGAAAAGCACGACCTGCCGAGCTACCAGCGCATCACCCAGGAGTTCGCCTACTGGGACGATATCGCCGTGCACTTCCGTGGCACCGTGCATCGAGTCGGCGGCAATGGCTTCTGCGGCTGCTCGCGTCGTACTTTGCTGCGCATTCTCCAGGAGCGCGCGAGAGAGCTCGGCGTCACCCTGCAGTTCGAGGTCGATCTCGAGGACGAGTGGCAGTTTGCGGATGCCGATCTGATGATTCTGTCGGACGGCATCAACAGCCGCTTCCGGCAGAAATACGTCGACCACTTTCAGCCCGAGGTCGATCTGCGCGCCAACAAGTTCGCGTGGATGGGCTCGACCAAGCCGCTCGACGCCTTTACCTTCATCTTCCAGGAGACGGAGTGGGGTCCGTTCATCGCGCACGCCTATCAGTATGAGGCGGGGCATTCGACCTGGATCTTCGAGACCGATCCCGAGACTTTCGAGAAGGCTGGCCTGACCGGTCTCGACGAGCGGCAGTCCGCCGACCGCATGAAGGAGATCTTCGGCTGGTTCCTCGGCGATCATCCGCTGCTGATCAACCGCTCGATGTGGCGCAATTTCCCGATGATCCGCAACAAGCGCTGGGTCAAGGACAACATGGTGCTGCTCGGTGACGCCAAGTCGACCGCGCATTTCTCGATCGGCTCGGGCACCAAGCTCGCGATGGAGGATGCGATCGCCCTGGCGGACGCCATGCAGCGCGCGCCGACCATTCCGGCGGCGCTCGATCTCTATGAGCACGGCCGGCGCGAGGAGGTCGAGAAGACCCAGCACGCCGCCGACGTCTCGCTGGTCTGGTTCGAGCATGTCGACCGCTTCTGGGATTTCGATCCGGTGCAGTTCGCCTTCGGCGTGATGACGCGCTCGAAGGCGATTACCTACGACAATCTCACGCTGCGCGCGCCGGACTTCGTGGCAGAGGTCGACAAGGCATTCGCCCGGCAGGTCCGAGCAAAGGGCTTCGATGTCGACGTCGACAAACCGGTCGCGCCGATGTTCCAGCCGCTCAAGTTGCGAGAGATGACGCTCGCCAATCGCGCGGTGTTGTCGCCGATGTGCATGTACTCGGCCGAGGAGGGCATGCCGGGAGATTTCCATCTGGTGCATTACGGCTCGCGCGCGATCGGCGGCGCCGGCCTGCTGTTCACCGAGATGACCTGCGTCAGTCGCGACGCGCGGATCACGCCTGGCTGCGCCGGTCTTTGGAACGATGGGCAGGAGGCCGCGTGGAAACGCATCGTCGATTTCGTCCACGCCAATTCGCAAGCGAAGTTTGCGCTGCAGCTCGGGCATGCCGGGCGCAAGGGCGCGACCAAGCTGATGTGGGACGGCATGGACCGTCCGCTGGAGCAGGGCGGATGGGATGTCGTGTCGGCATCGCCGCTGCCGTATTTCCCCGACAGCCAGGTGCCGCGCGAGCTCGATCGCGCGTCGATGGATGCAATCAAGGCGGACTTCGTCGCGGCGGCGGAGCGCGGTCACCGCTGCGGCTTCGATATGCTCGAGCTGCATTGCGCCCATGGTTATCTGCTCGCGAGCTTCATCTCGCCGCTGACCAACAAGCGGACGGACGAGTACGGCGGCTCGCTCGAGAACCGGCTGCGTTTCCCGCTCGAAGTGTTTACCGCGATGCGCGCGGCGTGGCCCGCGCACAAGCCGATGTCGGTCCGCATCTCCGCGACCGACTGGGCCGAAGGCGGCGTCACCGGCGACGACGCGGTGCAGATCGCGCGTGCGTTCGGCGAGGCGGGCGTCGACCTCGTCGACGTCTCGACCGGCCAGACGGTGCGGGAAGCCCGCCCGATCTACGGCCGCATGTTCCAGACGCCGTTCTCGGACCAGGTGCGCAACGAGGCTCATGTCGCGACCATGTGCGTCGGCAACATCACCACGGCCGACCAGGTCAATACTATCCTCGCCGCCGGCCGCGCCGATCTCGTCGCGCTCGGTCGTCCGCATCTCGTCGATCCCGCCTTCACCATGAAGGCGGCCGCCTGGTACGGCGCCGACATGTTCTGCCCGCCGCAATATCTGCCGGGCAAGGAGCAGATTTTCCGCAACAGCGTGCGGGAGCGGCAGGATTTCGAGGAGCTGAAGATTAAGGCTAAACCGAAAACGCGGGCGGAGCTGAAGGCCGAGGCTGCGAAGCCGCTTGCGGCGGAGTAA
- a CDS encoding enoyl-CoA hydratase family protein — MSKPANPVTVPLADYKPSHFLLTVKDRVATVTLNRPERKNPLTFESYRELTDFFRACAFDDDVKAIVVTGAGGNFSSGGDVFEIIGPLVKMDTKGLTAFTRMTGDLVKAMRACPQPIVAAVEGICAGAGAIVAMASDIRLAATGAKVAFLFNKVGLAGCDMGACAILPRIIGQSRASELLYTGRFMSADEGERWGFFSRIVAPNDVLTQAVALATEIANGPTFANTMTKRMLAMEWAMSVEEAIEAEAVAQALCMTTEDFNRAFEAFAAKSKPVFQGN, encoded by the coding sequence ATGTCCAAACCCGCCAATCCCGTCACCGTGCCGCTGGCTGACTACAAGCCGAGCCATTTCCTGCTCACGGTCAAGGATCGCGTCGCGACGGTGACGCTCAATCGGCCGGAACGCAAGAATCCGCTGACCTTCGAGAGCTATCGCGAGCTGACCGACTTCTTCCGCGCCTGCGCGTTCGACGACGACGTCAAGGCGATCGTCGTGACCGGCGCGGGCGGAAATTTCTCGTCCGGTGGCGACGTGTTCGAGATCATTGGGCCACTGGTGAAGATGGACACCAAAGGCCTGACCGCGTTCACGCGGATGACCGGCGACCTCGTCAAGGCGATGCGCGCCTGTCCGCAGCCGATCGTCGCGGCCGTGGAGGGCATCTGTGCCGGCGCCGGCGCGATCGTTGCGATGGCTTCCGACATCAGGCTCGCCGCGACCGGCGCCAAGGTCGCGTTCCTGTTCAACAAGGTCGGTCTTGCCGGCTGCGACATGGGCGCCTGTGCGATCCTGCCGCGCATCATCGGCCAGTCGCGTGCGTCCGAGTTGCTCTACACCGGCCGCTTCATGAGCGCCGACGAGGGCGAGCGCTGGGGCTTCTTCAGCCGGATCGTTGCGCCGAACGACGTGCTGACGCAGGCCGTGGCGCTGGCCACCGAGATCGCGAATGGTCCGACCTTCGCCAACACCATGACCAAGCGCATGCTGGCGATGGAATGGGCGATGTCGGTGGAAGAAGCGATCGAGGCGGAGGCAGTTGCCCAGGCCTTGTGCATGACGACCGAGGATTTCAACCGCGCATTCGAGGCCTTTGCCGCGAAGTCCAAGCCTGTCTTCCAGGGCAATTGA